One genomic segment of Ignavibacteriales bacterium includes these proteins:
- a CDS encoding T9SS type A sorting domain-containing protein, whose amino-acid sequence MIHSLAKRLIGFFIGSILCTTALWGQQFVQATEIGTIGQKSYPIHASDLLWKQELEVREYIKAHPSALQRTSLKKTTSFSVGATKSWYADNLITQKNSDRYLVPSTCRAVGTNCYIFVEDASWGSRVSQSSVDSVRIYFDSKTPANPAKGIYQTDVDAFGNPPDVDNDPKIIILMMDIKDGYTSGGTNGYVEGYFYSFNEIDSESPGYSTSNFAEIFYLDTNPLDLATTSGLYGGLSTLAHEFQHMIHFNYDRNGNELTFVKEGCSVLAEVNCGFPIYPQSYYAAEPNHYLLDWRRDDYTAVLNDYSRAARFFVYLRDQVGMGLFRPLVASASTLTGTAGINAALQSIGAGVQFSDILQNWFIANILNDRSVDTKYGYIYPNLPKSKGRVFLSPNVSVTNDTVQNYAVQYINFKNGSQLKATFTVSNPALIVKAVEIGASSKRVVNVTSGVEFSEPLYGSTYTEVHFVVMNTDPSLSYTFTYQASGASKPIELMYDYTEPVGVLPLAANDTVCVTFDAVQDGSLDSIRVALRRSSTIRGGIWRSTGLSSPSPLGQPITTNLTVKGLSTPPSPYPVPWPNWVTIDVRSLNINTNTPFAVAFIVEGAYSTTDGTTYNYVMTTLAPVSSTPTSFSYSSESTSGAKWYNFVSSTAPDMMFNYLIRAYVSFPASVLYPGDANNDGIVDARDILPIGLYYGKTGSPRLNGSNTWQKQYIDPPWTPEQAGYADCDGNGKIDSNDVIAIIQNWNATRTGGVPAGLVRSAICQELLQEIDRNGATGPMRSIRNAISSYMNQSLVEHTDNVPLNFALYQNYPNPFNPSTTIHFTFPQKIQEVRLSIFNILGQLVWEKVLSGIEAGTYDVSWAGETFSGSKVGSGIYIYKLKAGSYHDVKKMILIK is encoded by the coding sequence ATGATACACAGTTTAGCAAAACGACTGATCGGTTTCTTTATCGGATCCATCCTCTGCACTACAGCGCTTTGGGGACAACAATTCGTACAAGCAACAGAAATAGGTACCATTGGACAAAAAAGTTATCCCATTCATGCTTCGGATTTACTTTGGAAGCAGGAACTTGAAGTTCGGGAGTATATAAAAGCACATCCGAGTGCTCTGCAGCGAACTTCTCTTAAGAAGACAACATCGTTTTCTGTCGGTGCTACGAAATCGTGGTATGCAGATAATTTAATTACACAAAAGAATTCAGATCGCTATCTCGTACCCTCCACCTGCCGCGCTGTTGGAACCAATTGCTATATATTTGTGGAGGATGCGAGCTGGGGATCACGGGTAAGTCAGTCTTCGGTCGATTCTGTACGTATTTACTTTGACTCAAAAACACCTGCCAACCCAGCCAAAGGAATTTATCAGACAGATGTTGATGCTTTCGGCAACCCGCCTGATGTTGATAACGATCCGAAGATTATTATCCTAATGATGGATATAAAAGACGGATATACGAGTGGTGGGACGAACGGCTACGTAGAAGGATATTTTTATTCGTTTAATGAAATCGATTCTGAATCACCAGGTTATAGCACAAGCAATTTCGCGGAAATATTTTATCTTGACACCAATCCTCTTGACCTCGCCACTACAAGCGGACTGTACGGCGGACTTTCTACCTTAGCGCATGAATTCCAACATATGATTCACTTCAATTATGATCGCAATGGAAACGAGTTAACATTCGTGAAGGAAGGATGTTCGGTACTTGCTGAAGTGAATTGCGGGTTTCCAATTTATCCACAGTCATACTATGCTGCTGAACCGAACCATTATCTCCTTGATTGGCGCCGTGATGATTATACGGCTGTTCTCAATGATTATTCACGCGCAGCACGCTTCTTTGTGTATCTGCGGGATCAGGTGGGTATGGGGCTTTTTAGACCGCTTGTTGCCAGTGCCAGCACGCTTACTGGAACGGCAGGTATCAATGCTGCGTTGCAATCAATCGGTGCAGGAGTACAGTTTTCCGATATACTACAAAATTGGTTCATCGCAAATATTTTGAACGACAGGAGTGTGGATACAAAGTACGGATATATATATCCCAATCTCCCAAAGTCAAAAGGACGCGTCTTCCTGAGTCCTAATGTATCCGTTACAAATGATACCGTCCAAAATTATGCTGTTCAATATATCAACTTTAAAAATGGATCGCAGTTAAAAGCCACGTTTACGGTGAGCAATCCGGCATTGATTGTAAAAGCAGTTGAGATTGGCGCTTCATCAAAACGTGTTGTTAATGTTACAAGCGGGGTAGAATTCTCCGAACCGCTTTATGGCAGCACTTATACCGAGGTTCACTTTGTCGTCATGAACACCGATCCTTCACTCTCTTATACTTTTACATATCAAGCCTCCGGTGCTAGTAAACCCATCGAACTGATGTATGACTATACTGAACCTGTTGGCGTTCTTCCGCTTGCTGCAAATGATACTGTTTGCGTTACTTTCGATGCCGTGCAGGATGGAAGTCTCGATTCTATCCGTGTGGCACTCCGCCGCAGTAGTACGATACGAGGGGGAATCTGGAGATCGACGGGCCTTAGCAGTCCGTCTCCCCTAGGTCAACCTATTACAACTAATTTGACGGTAAAAGGTTTATCAACTCCGCCTTCTCCCTATCCTGTTCCGTGGCCTAATTGGGTGACTATTGATGTTCGTTCTTTGAATATTAATACAAACACACCTTTCGCAGTGGCATTCATTGTGGAAGGTGCATATAGTACAACCGATGGAACCACCTACAACTATGTTATGACCACCCTCGCACCTGTTAGCAGTACACCGACAAGTTTTTCTTATTCGTCGGAATCTACAAGCGGAGCTAAATGGTACAATTTCGTCAGCAGTACCGCCCCCGATATGATGTTTAACTATTTAATACGGGCATATGTTAGTTTCCCGGCTTCGGTGTTGTACCCCGGTGATGCAAATAACGATGGCATTGTAGACGCAAGAGATATTTTACCGATTGGATTGTATTATGGGAAAACGGGTTCACCTCGTTTAAACGGATCCAATACCTGGCAAAAGCAATACATCGATCCACCATGGACACCGGAGCAAGCCGGCTATGCAGATTGTGATGGTAATGGCAAGATAGATTCTAATGATGTTATAGCCATTATTCAAAACTGGAATGCAACAAGGACTGGCGGTGTGCCGGCTGGACTCGTACGCAGTGCCATTTGCCAGGAATTGTTGCAGGAGATTGACCGGAATGGTGCGACCGGACCGATGCGTTCTATTCGTAATGCGATCTCTTCCTATATGAATCAATCGCTTGTCGAGCATACGGACAACGTCCCTTTGAATTTTGCATTATACCAGAATTATCCCAATCCATTTAATCCCTCAACAACTATTCATTTCACATTTCCGCAGAAAATACAAGAAGTTCGTCTTTCGATTTTCAATATCCTCGGGCAATTAGTGTGGGAAAAAGTTTTATCTGGTATTGAAGCCGGCACCTATGATGTTTCTTGGGCAGGGGAAACATTCAGCGGATCTAAGGTTGGCAGCGGAATATATATATACAAATTAAAAGCAGGTTCCTATCATGACGTTAAAAAAATGATTCTTATTAAATAA
- a CDS encoding cohesin domain-containing protein — protein MKQYRVIIPIVLLILGGCSKSTTSPETSTYTITPTAGLNGMINPSSATTVESGQSQRFVFMPDAGFIVDVLLIDGVKVDSSVGYTFINVNTNHTIRVTFKLASFTLTPSVGPHGSITPSNVVGVDYGGTQRFIFTPDANYQVDSVFVDGVEVDSLIGYSFVNVTASHSIRVVYSAIVAETWTYPSNGAKFAATVYSSASTVQNGSRFEVLVVYYNMTNVFGTAIELGFPTDKIAIRDVIAGPYISGSSALILKKLDNTAGRVSLGATFTAGSGSTAAGSGVILKLKCRAINTGSSPITINASKLQILQPDGSSITNFNTLQIENLTMGIQ, from the coding sequence ATGAAACAATATAGAGTAATAATTCCAATTGTCCTCCTCATCTTAGGAGGTTGCAGCAAGAGCACAACATCACCGGAAACATCAACATATACAATAACACCAACAGCTGGGTTGAATGGGATGATCAATCCTTCAAGTGCAACGACCGTAGAATCTGGTCAATCACAGAGGTTTGTTTTTATGCCTGACGCTGGCTTTATAGTCGATGTCTTATTAATAGATGGTGTGAAGGTAGATTCCTCTGTCGGTTATACATTTATCAATGTAAATACTAACCATACGATCCGTGTCACCTTCAAACTTGCTTCATTCACTTTAACACCGAGCGTCGGGCCGCATGGGTCGATCACTCCATCGAATGTAGTAGGTGTGGATTATGGCGGCACACAGAGATTCATTTTTACACCGGATGCGAATTATCAGGTTGATTCAGTGTTTGTGGATGGAGTGGAAGTTGACTCGCTGATTGGTTATTCGTTCGTGAATGTCACGGCGTCTCATTCGATCCGCGTAGTGTATTCCGCTATTGTTGCAGAAACCTGGACCTATCCATCTAATGGAGCAAAGTTTGCTGCAACAGTATACTCCAGTGCTTCTACAGTACAGAATGGCTCTCGATTTGAAGTGCTGGTGGTCTATTATAATATGACCAATGTTTTTGGAACAGCAATTGAGCTCGGTTTCCCAACCGACAAAATAGCTATACGGGATGTTATAGCCGGCCCGTACATATCCGGCAGTTCAGCACTTATTCTGAAAAAGTTGGACAACACTGCGGGGCGCGTGAGCTTGGGGGCAACATTTACTGCGGGCAGTGGCAGCACAGCTGCTGGAAGCGGTGTAATACTCAAGTTAAAGTGCCGTGCGATAAATACCGGCAGTAGTCCGATTACGATCAATGCGTCAAAACTACAGATTCTCCAACCGGATGGTTCATCGATCACGAATTTTAATACGCTCCAGATTGAGAACTTGACAATGGGAATTCAATAA
- a CDS encoding T9SS type A sorting domain-containing protein → MNIKINAESSDDHLTHSGRSRMQHYFIRQFIALVFGFMVCTTLLAQQMEKIVAEKGIPPNSYLIHASDLLWKQELEVRNFVVQHPEALKSSTLLKTAWTFTVGSTKSWYADNLVTGLISDRYQVPSTCRAVGINCYIFVEDSSWITRVNQAAVDSIRIYFDSKTPANPSKGIFATDTSAFGNPPDVDQDPRIIILLLNIKDGYNGSGGFVGGYFQPFNEINPSQHGYSTSNFAEMFYIDTNPLKLTTSGGLTTGISTLAHEFQHMIHFHYDPTEISFVNEGCSVLAEVNCGFPIYSQSYYASEPNHYLLDWRSGDLTHVLNDYSRAARFFVYIRDQVGIGVFKKIVASTQHGTAGIDAGLQAYGSPLRFNGILQDWFIANILDDRSVDLLYGYSYPNLPKVLERTFFNPNVALTTDTVKNYAVQYLAFKSGSQLHATFTSSNSALIIKAVEIGSSKRVIDVTRNVDFTEPLFGTTYNEIHFVVMDTDPNIQVIYSYTASGTAVPQTDVQRVSIALPTSFMLKQNYPNPFNPSTNIEYSIPIKGIVKIEVFDILGHSVATLVDKVQDAGVYHTTWTGKANNGIAMPSGVYFYRLESGSFSKTERMLLLK, encoded by the coding sequence TTGAATATCAAAATAAACGCAGAGTCAAGTGATGATCATCTCACACACAGTGGAAGATCTCGGATGCAACATTATTTCATTCGGCAATTCATAGCTCTTGTTTTCGGTTTCATGGTTTGCACAACCCTTCTTGCACAGCAGATGGAAAAGATAGTGGCAGAGAAGGGCATACCTCCGAATAGCTACCTGATTCATGCATCAGATTTGCTCTGGAAACAAGAGCTTGAAGTGCGAAATTTTGTGGTACAACATCCAGAAGCTCTCAAATCGAGTACACTACTCAAAACCGCATGGACATTCACAGTGGGCTCTACTAAATCATGGTACGCAGATAATTTGGTTACCGGTTTAATCAGCGACAGGTACCAAGTACCTTCGACATGCCGTGCTGTGGGCATCAACTGCTATATTTTTGTGGAAGACTCAAGCTGGATCACTCGTGTAAATCAAGCTGCCGTTGATTCCATACGAATATATTTTGATTCCAAAACACCTGCTAATCCTTCCAAGGGAATTTTTGCTACGGATACTTCCGCCTTCGGCAATCCACCCGATGTCGATCAAGACCCGAGAATCATCATTCTGCTCCTCAATATTAAAGACGGTTACAACGGCAGCGGTGGTTTTGTTGGAGGGTACTTCCAGCCATTCAATGAAATTAATCCCTCGCAACATGGATATAGCACAAGTAATTTCGCAGAGATGTTTTATATTGATACGAATCCGCTTAAGCTTACAACATCAGGAGGGTTAACAACCGGAATTTCAACACTTGCACATGAATTCCAACACATGATTCATTTCCATTACGATCCTACTGAAATATCTTTTGTAAATGAAGGCTGCTCGGTACTTGCAGAAGTAAATTGCGGGTTTCCAATTTACTCACAGTCATATTACGCATCCGAACCCAATCACTATCTCCTTGATTGGCGCAGTGGTGACTTGACACATGTGCTTAACGATTATTCAAGAGCTGCCCGGTTTTTTGTTTACATACGCGATCAAGTAGGTATTGGAGTATTTAAAAAAATAGTTGCCAGCACTCAACACGGAACTGCCGGGATTGATGCCGGATTACAAGCATACGGTTCACCCCTACGGTTCAATGGAATCTTGCAGGATTGGTTCATCGCTAATATCTTAGATGATAGATCTGTCGACTTATTATACGGTTACTCCTATCCCAACCTTCCAAAGGTATTAGAACGAACATTTTTCAATCCTAATGTTGCTCTCACAACCGACACTGTCAAAAATTATGCTGTCCAGTATCTTGCTTTTAAATCTGGTTCCCAATTGCATGCTACTTTTACATCCAGCAATTCTGCTCTTATTATTAAAGCGGTTGAAATAGGATCCTCAAAACGCGTAATTGATGTAACCAGAAATGTTGATTTCACAGAACCATTATTTGGTACCACATATAACGAAATTCATTTCGTTGTTATGGATACGGATCCTAATATTCAAGTAATATATTCTTATACAGCATCTGGTACCGCAGTACCGCAAACGGATGTCCAACGCGTTTCCATTGCTTTGCCAACTTCGTTTATGCTTAAGCAGAACTATCCCAATCCATTTAATCCGAGCACGAACATCGAATACAGCATTCCTATAAAAGGAATTGTAAAAATTGAGGTATTTGATATTCTTGGTCACTCGGTTGCAACATTAGTCGATAAAGTTCAAGACGCCGGTGTCTATCATACAACGTGGACTGGAAAAGCAAACAATGGCATAGCAATGCCCTCTGGAGTGTATTTCTATCGGCTGGAAAGCGGCAGTTTTTCAAAAACCGAACGAATGCTCCTTTTGAAGTAA
- a CDS encoding fumarylacetoacetate hydrolase family protein yields MKSVILRGTDKFYTVGKIICLGQNYAEHAKEMKFEVPASPVFFFKPPSAIIHNGGQIVLPEISNDVHHEVEMTILIGERGNNIHRCTALKHVAGYGIGLDMTMRDIQNEAKKKGLPWALAKGFDTSAPVSEFIPAESVGDPGLLTVQLLINGKLRQSSSTSKFVFPVDKVIAYISQFITFEPGDIIFTGTPEGVSRVEHGDKLEASLLDTDKNILTSLSVSVQ; encoded by the coding sequence ATGAAATCAGTTATTCTTCGCGGCACGGATAAGTTTTACACTGTTGGCAAAATCATTTGCCTCGGGCAGAATTACGCTGAACATGCCAAAGAAATGAAATTCGAAGTACCCGCATCGCCTGTATTCTTCTTCAAACCTCCAAGCGCGATCATCCATAACGGCGGACAAATTGTTCTGCCTGAGATATCGAACGATGTCCACCATGAAGTTGAGATGACCATACTGATAGGTGAAAGGGGAAACAACATTCACCGTTGCACCGCTTTGAAGCATGTTGCAGGATATGGAATTGGGCTTGATATGACGATGCGTGATATCCAGAATGAAGCAAAGAAAAAAGGCCTTCCGTGGGCACTTGCCAAGGGGTTCGATACCTCTGCACCTGTTTCGGAATTTATTCCGGCAGAGAGTGTAGGCGATCCTGGTTTACTTACTGTCCAATTGTTGATCAACGGAAAGCTTCGGCAATCATCTAGCACGAGCAAATTTGTATTCCCTGTCGATAAAGTTATCGCCTACATCTCGCAGTTCATCACCTTTGAGCCCGGAGATATTATTTTCACCGGCACGCCGGAAGGCGTTTCACGCGTAGAGCATGGTGATAAATTAGAAGCTTCATTGCTTGATACCGATAAAAATATATTAACATCTTTGTCTGTAAGCGTGCAATAA
- a CDS encoding ParA family protein — protein MTKIITIAIPKGGVGKTTTAVNLAASFAVLEKRVLLIDTDPFGACSMSLGFTPEKTKGGLYEVFNFMHSMAQVIHRTDLAFLDFVPTNITSTQAEERMMRIAENRTLLKNILRTIAPHYDYIIIDTPPFLRGLTTNALTCADSVLIPIRSGHFSLEGIDKLFKYFDWIREAANKNLQIEGILQTMYEPHTKVTEITDRELQLRYRKHLIKTIIPKNTHLTESSFYGKPAVLFNAASKGTLAYLELARELISRHEAAQQPQTSITTQIQSA, from the coding sequence TTGACTAAAATCATCACGATAGCGATTCCAAAAGGCGGCGTTGGGAAAACAACAACGGCGGTAAACCTTGCCGCAAGTTTCGCCGTACTCGAAAAACGCGTCCTGCTCATCGACACAGATCCATTTGGCGCGTGCAGTATGTCGCTCGGTTTCACACCGGAGAAAACCAAAGGCGGATTATACGAAGTCTTCAACTTCATGCACTCGATGGCTCAGGTGATTCATCGAACCGATCTTGCATTCTTGGATTTTGTTCCCACAAACATTACTTCCACACAGGCGGAAGAGCGTATGATGCGTATTGCTGAGAATCGCACATTACTGAAAAACATTCTCCGCACGATCGCACCGCACTATGATTACATCATTATCGATACACCGCCATTCCTGCGCGGATTAACGACCAATGCACTCACGTGTGCTGATTCTGTACTTATACCAATTCGGTCTGGGCATTTCTCACTGGAGGGTATTGACAAACTATTCAAATACTTTGACTGGATTCGCGAAGCCGCAAACAAAAATCTGCAAATTGAAGGTATCCTTCAAACAATGTACGAGCCGCACACGAAAGTAACAGAAATAACTGATCGCGAATTGCAATTGCGTTATCGTAAGCATTTGATTAAAACAATTATCCCAAAGAACACTCATCTCACAGAATCTTCGTTTTATGGTAAACCGGCTGTGCTCTTTAACGCCGCATCGAAAGGTACGTTGGCGTATTTAGAACTTGCACGCGAACTCATTAGCCGTCACGAAGCAGCGCAGCAACCTCAAACATCAATTACTACGCAAATCCAATCTGCATAA
- a CDS encoding valine--tRNA ligase, with translation MSTQELSKAYNPKEVEDKWYSWWESNHLFHAAVNKDKAPYTIVIPPPNITGILTMGHVLNNTLQDVFVRWKRMQGFEACWIPGTDHAGIATQNAVEKSLAKEGKHRRDLGREKFIELVWQWREKYGSTIIRQLRKLGVSCDWERERFTMDEGLSNAVKEVFIRLFDKGLIYRGKYIVNWCPQHQTALSDDEVDHAESNGNLYYIKYPIVGSDEHALIATTRPETMLGDTALCVHPKDERYKHLIGKTAILPIVGRKLPIIADDYIDLSFGTGVMKVTPAHDTNDFLLGQRHELPQLNIFDETAHLNSSVPKQYEGLDRFECRAQLVKDLEAQNLLVKTEPYVHNIGKCYRCHTIIEPWLSDQWFVKMKPLAAPALRVVHEGLVQFHPDRWTKVYEHWMTNIRDWCISRQIWWGHRIPVYYAPDGNYVPARNEEEARKKLGVAADVPIRQDEDVLDTWFSSWLWPFSTLGWPEDNADLHYFNPTDTLITAPDIIFFWVARMIMANMEFMKGTPGRDGKPRKKDEDLIPFHDVYFTSIIRDEQGRKMSKSLGNSPDPLDVIDQYGADALRFTIAYLSPLGQDVLFASEKCDLGRNFANKIWNAGRFLLMNKQEIIGAENISLDTLSMEYLDLADQWILSRLNHAIKSFNTSLNQFHVNEATKVIYDFVWHDFCDWYVEMVKTRFYGEEPQDVKTVVVTRAFWIFDQALRLLHPVMPFISEELWQNLSDRKGQSLVRTAFPIANEHHINQIVEDELNFVIKVVEAVRNIRGELNVAPSKQIEVHMHLHGEFGEKLALDANYIQGLLNYIDRLCRAKTVPTWARESEKFERPKASASAVVDGTEIYVPLVGIIDLDAERKRLEKEIARLQGLIDSIGKKLTNASFVERAPKDVVEKEREKQKNMTMNMEKLKVSLEQLSQ, from the coding sequence ATGAGCACACAAGAACTTTCCAAAGCATATAATCCGAAAGAAGTTGAAGATAAATGGTATTCCTGGTGGGAATCAAATCACCTCTTCCACGCTGCTGTGAATAAAGATAAAGCGCCTTATACCATCGTTATTCCTCCGCCGAACATTACCGGTATTTTAACGATGGGGCATGTGCTGAACAATACTTTGCAAGATGTCTTCGTTCGATGGAAACGTATGCAGGGATTCGAAGCGTGCTGGATTCCCGGAACTGATCACGCAGGCATTGCAACACAGAACGCTGTTGAAAAATCTCTCGCCAAAGAAGGAAAGCATCGCCGCGATCTCGGCAGAGAAAAATTTATCGAACTCGTTTGGCAATGGCGTGAAAAATACGGCAGCACCATCATCCGGCAGCTGCGCAAACTCGGCGTCTCCTGCGATTGGGAACGCGAGCGATTCACCATGGATGAAGGATTATCGAATGCGGTGAAAGAAGTCTTCATCCGGTTGTTTGACAAAGGACTTATTTATCGCGGCAAGTACATCGTCAACTGGTGCCCGCAGCATCAAACCGCGCTCAGCGACGACGAAGTCGATCATGCGGAATCAAACGGCAATCTCTATTATATCAAATATCCGATAGTCGGTTCAGACGAGCATGCACTCATCGCTACAACGCGGCCAGAAACAATGCTCGGCGATACGGCGCTTTGCGTACACCCCAAAGATGAACGCTACAAACATTTGATTGGCAAGACAGCAATACTGCCAATTGTTGGACGTAAACTACCAATTATTGCTGATGATTATATTGATCTGAGTTTTGGGACTGGTGTTATGAAAGTGACTCCTGCGCATGACACCAACGATTTCCTTCTTGGCCAGCGGCACGAACTTCCACAATTGAATATCTTTGACGAAACTGCGCATCTCAATTCATCTGTTCCAAAACAGTACGAAGGATTGGATCGGTTTGAGTGCCGCGCACAGCTTGTGAAAGATCTGGAAGCTCAAAACTTGTTAGTGAAGACCGAACCTTATGTACACAACATTGGCAAATGCTATAGATGCCATACTATTATAGAGCCATGGCTGTCGGATCAATGGTTTGTGAAGATGAAACCACTTGCGGCTCCGGCATTGCGTGTCGTGCACGAAGGTTTAGTGCAGTTTCATCCGGACCGCTGGACAAAAGTGTATGAGCATTGGATGACAAACATCCGCGACTGGTGTATCTCGCGCCAGATCTGGTGGGGACATCGCATTCCTGTGTATTATGCACCGGACGGTAACTATGTCCCGGCACGCAATGAAGAAGAAGCACGCAAAAAACTGGGCGTTGCTGCCGACGTCCCGATTCGTCAAGATGAAGATGTACTAGACACTTGGTTCTCGTCCTGGCTCTGGCCATTCTCTACTCTTGGTTGGCCGGAAGATAATGCGGATCTGCATTATTTCAATCCGACCGACACACTTATCACCGCACCCGATATTATTTTCTTCTGGGTCGCACGGATGATTATGGCGAATATGGAATTTATGAAAGGCACGCCGGGCCGCGACGGCAAACCGCGCAAAAAAGATGAGGACTTGATCCCGTTCCACGATGTGTATTTTACCAGCATCATTCGTGACGAACAAGGCCGCAAAATGAGCAAGTCGCTCGGCAATTCACCTGATCCGCTCGACGTTATCGATCAGTACGGCGCCGACGCATTGCGCTTCACCATCGCGTACCTTTCTCCGCTCGGTCAGGATGTACTGTTCGCGTCGGAGAAATGCGATCTTGGCCGCAATTTCGCTAATAAAATTTGGAACGCCGGCCGTTTTCTTCTCATGAATAAGCAGGAAATCATCGGCGCAGAAAACATCTCCCTCGACACATTGTCGATGGAATATCTCGATCTTGCCGATCAGTGGATTCTCTCCCGGCTCAATCACGCTATTAAATCATTCAACACCTCGCTCAACCAATTCCATGTCAATGAAGCAACAAAGGTGATTTATGATTTTGTCTGGCATGATTTCTGCGATTGGTATGTGGAGATGGTGAAAACGCGTTTTTACGGCGAGGAACCGCAGGATGTAAAAACTGTCGTCGTAACACGTGCGTTTTGGATTTTCGATCAAGCACTCCGTTTGCTGCACCCGGTGATGCCGTTCATTTCGGAAGAATTGTGGCAGAATCTGAGCGACCGCAAAGGACAATCGCTCGTACGCACTGCTTTCCCAATCGCGAATGAACATCACATCAATCAGATAGTTGAAGATGAATTGAACTTCGTCATCAAAGTTGTCGAGGCGGTGCGAAATATCCGCGGCGAGTTGAATGTTGCGCCGTCAAAACAAATTGAAGTGCATATGCATCTTCACGGTGAGTTTGGCGAGAAGTTAGCTCTCGATGCAAACTATATTCAAGGACTTCTCAACTATATCGACCGTCTCTGTCGAGCAAAGACAGTGCCAACATGGGCTCGCGAATCGGAAAAATTTGAACGCCCGAAAGCATCCGCCAGCGCAGTCGTTGATGGAACGGAAATCTATGTTCCGCTTGTTGGTATCATTGACCTTGATGCCGAACGGAAACGATTGGAAAAAGAGATCGCACGCCTGCAAGGATTGATCGATAGTATTGGGAAGAAATTAACAAACGCCAGTTTCGTCGAGCGGGCGCCGAAAGATGTCGTAGAAAAAGAACGCGAGAAACAAAAGAACATGACAATGAATATGGAGAAGTTAAAAGTAAGCTTGGAGCAATTGAGCCAATAA
- the queD gene encoding 6-carboxytetrahydropterin synthase QueD, with the protein MYTATIETEFSAAHIIRGYNGPCSHPHGHNWKVTVEAKTEVLDHLGMSVDFYVLEKKTEEIVAQFDHCDLNTTPPFDQALNPTSENIARYIFEELKKCLPAKISLSFVAIGETGKYTAKYSEA; encoded by the coding sequence ATGTACACAGCCACAATTGAAACAGAATTCTCCGCCGCACATATCATCCGCGGATATAACGGACCGTGTTCACATCCTCATGGACACAATTGGAAAGTCACGGTCGAAGCGAAAACAGAGGTTCTCGATCATCTCGGAATGAGTGTTGACTTCTATGTCCTTGAGAAAAAGACAGAAGAGATTGTTGCACAATTCGATCACTGCGATTTGAACACGACACCGCCTTTCGACCAAGCTCTTAATCCAACATCTGAGAATATCGCACGGTATATTTTTGAAGAGCTGAAAAAATGTTTGCCAGCAAAGATAAGTCTGTCCTTTGTAGCGATTGGCGAAACTGGAAAATACACCGCAAAGTATTCAGAAGCATAA
- a CDS encoding radical SAM protein, giving the protein MKNNSSQDTLVVNEIFFSIQGESSQIGKPCVFVRLTACDLRCSWCDTTYAFEEGRTMHMDEILEQVKSYKCSLVEITGGEPLFQDNVHGLLKRLCDDGYVVMIETGGHRDISTIDPRVKRIMDVKCPGSLMEKRNRWENLEALTARDEIKFVIAHETDYEWAKNVIQKYNLIDRCTVLMSPVFGTLENRTLAEWILRDHIQVQFQIQIHKYIWDPKARGV; this is encoded by the coding sequence TTGAAGAACAATTCTTCTCAAGATACTCTCGTCGTCAACGAGATCTTTTTCAGTATCCAAGGTGAATCCTCCCAAATCGGCAAACCCTGCGTCTTTGTACGGCTCACTGCCTGCGACCTGCGATGCAGTTGGTGCGATACTACATATGCCTTTGAAGAAGGCAGGACGATGCACATGGATGAAATACTGGAACAGGTAAAATCGTACAAATGCAGCCTGGTGGAGATCACCGGCGGCGAACCTTTATTCCAGGATAATGTTCACGGCCTCTTGAAGCGCCTGTGTGATGACGGCTATGTTGTCATGATTGAAACCGGTGGTCATCGCGATATCAGTACAATTGATCCGCGGGTGAAACGAATTATGGACGTCAAATGCCCCGGCAGTTTGATGGAAAAGCGCAATCGTTGGGAGAACTTAGAAGCACTGACAGCACGGGATGAAATAAAGTTTGTCATCGCACATGAAACCGATTACGAGTGGGCAAAGAACGTCATACAAAAGTACAACTTAATAGACCGATGCACAGTTCTCATGTCACCTGTGTTTGGTACATTAGAAAATCGTACATTAGCAGAGTGGATTCTTCGCGATCACATACAAGTGCAGTTCCAAATCCAAATACATAAATATATTTGGGATCCGAAGGCAAGAGGAGTATAA